Genomic window (Acropora muricata isolate sample 2 chromosome 11, ASM3666990v1, whole genome shotgun sequence):
TTGATACTTGGCTGTTATATTGCAGGATCTCAGAAAGAGCTTTTTTGGGACTTGTCCCTTTTCTCACCAAAGCTCTCTTGCATTTTGATGCAGTGATCCGTGGAGCTCGATGATCAAACCACAACTGACAGTTTGATTGTCCGCAGGTGCCCCTTTCAACTGATTCAACTTCCTCTTCAGTGATGAAAAGTTGTTTCTTTATTCTTTCTACGCGGTCTTTTATTTCAGATAAAGAAACAAGCTGCTGTTTAGGTGGACTTATGATGTTATCAATGGCACTATATTTGTGAGCTTTGGAATATTGGCCACAATTATTAACAGCACTAGCCCGGGTGTGTACTTGTAACTCAATTTTTGTACTGGTTTCAACTTCAACCTCTAATGCATGTGCCAATTCAATATCCTGCATTTCATGTCTTAGTTCCTGAGAACTTTGCTGGACTGATTCCTGTTCATTTGTCAGTTTTCCAGTTAACAAGTGAAATACAGGTGGTAGAGTGGAGCGTTCATTTGCAATAAGAAGGTCATTCTTAAGTTTTATCTTTCTTTCAAAGTCTTTATTCTCTTCAAAATTGAAGGAGTATTTTCTTTCTGCAACTGAAGGTGAAggcttaaatttcttttttggaGGCTCCTTGCCAAATTTCGCTTTATAAATGTTTATGTCTTCAGCAAGCTTTGGATCACAATGTGAGCCTTTAGGCTCTGCCCAAGGACATGGAATATCAGTACAAGCTGGATCTGATGGAAGTTCAGTGAGACCTTCAGCAACAATTTCACACAAAACATACAACAAAGCACCCACATGGGCACAGTCTTTTCGTAGTCCTACAGTGCATGTACAGTGGCCAAAACATGGCTTTCcattttcagtaagaacaacatGGACTGACTTCACATCATCAGTATTCGTTGAGAAAGAAGGATTGCAAAATGCTTTTACTGCACAAACACCATCCAAGCCTTGGAGCTGATTGAATCTGAAgacaacgaaaaaaataaagactGAACCAACACCctatcaaactgaaaaaaaaaagatgaagaaaTTAAGAGCAACTCATTGCCTGCAGAACAAAGAACTGTAGGATCTGGTACATGAGACCAGATGTTCATTGTTACATATTAACCTATTAACATACACTTAAAAAGATCTATATATTGATAACATTTAGGAACACACACAAAGACAAATGCCTCTGTCAGTAGAGGCATCGCAAAGAAAAAGgtcaaaaatatatttcaaagtCGGATTTAAGCTTACCTCACAGAATGAATCCCCCTTTTGTGATCCCAAGCTCGATTTGTTTTGTACTTAACAACTTGATCATGGGTGAAGCCGTCACCTAGCAAATAATTTCCAACAGCCCGCGTGTCCAGTTGTGAAGGGAATCCTTGTAAAGACTTGACCCAGCCTTTCACATGCTGCAAATATGCGGGTGTAATCTTCAGGAATGCTGGCACCTTCCCGTCACCACTTGTAAACAAGATATCTGTATTGGAGTCTCGTGCATCAGGTTTCGAGCAACTCGTTGGGATTTTTAATGAATTACAAACAATATTTATCAACGCATTCTTCCCAAGCTTTTCCGAAGGAAGCTCCAATATCCTACAAATCTTTCGGagttcgtttttgtttttctttgcaactgAAGAGTATGAACTTAATTCAGGAAATCTTTTCACGATTTcctccgccatcttggatttctGCTTGCCCCCCAAGACGCAaagcattatggggaattggaaaatagagaataaggttagaaagcatttcgaatacattttatatgcatggatggaagctttccagttgtgtaaatgtaaatcaactgctgatcgaacatgcgatttcacacctctgtccacgcgtagaagtttcgaacataatttcgcgatcaacgttaaatgaaaaacttgttttcagtagattcattaaaattgcatcattaactatattttgtgtcccgttacTTTCTTATAACGTCATGGTTTCTATGaaagacgacttttactgcgggtatttcgctctgagagacgaaagatgaccgatcagtggaaTCGCCAGATAAAGCGTGATTTAAGTTAAAAGCGTCAGTTCGATCGTTCTCTAGTCTCCTCAAGTTAAGAACGGTAATAAGCTTTCCCCATAAAGATTGACAGATACCCTAATATCCgatggctttttttgtaaaatgtcaaaaattttgccacatcatTTGTGTGATACCTTAGGCCTCGtggactgtcacacaatttgttcgcTTGTTCCCGCTTTGGCAGTGTCCCTTGACTGCCTCCTCCTCAGGCGCTTCGATTTCAGTCGCAAAAGCAGGCGAGCTAGAAGCATGGGAAACTGGGAATGAGCATGCGAGGGATCACGGGAAGGAGAAAAGAGAGAGGCGAAACGCCTGCGATAATTCGGTCGATTTCTCGGCAATTTTGTCGTTTTCTTGACATCGTCGTTTTACGGAGTTTTTAAGCCTTGGAATCCCTGGATTTTAGACCCATAGTATTGTTTACATTGTAATCGTTAAGTAGCCAGCTGTATAGCTCGAAATTCGCTCTAATTCTATAATTATGGCTTCCACGGTGGACAATGGTATATGTGAAGATTCTTTCGAACTTGAAGATCTTGAAGAATCTTTTCACGAAATGGTGGTATCAGGTGAGTCttgttttaacttaaatttTGAGTTTTATTATCGAATGTGGATAAGCAAAGTTTAACATGGAGAACTGTAATGGTTTCATTGACCTTTCTTTTGAGGCAAATCCACTGAACATTTGACAAGTACCCCTTTGAAAGAGAAACCTTTATCGGAGCATATCTCACAACAGAAGCACGACCTAACACCCAAGTCGAAATCTGCGGACTTACCATCTGCGAAACGAAGGCTGATAGGTGTGTTTATGATTTAGATTGATTTTTGGATAATACATAATGAAATCGTTACACTAACTCCAGATTTCTATGAATTCAAATTATCTATTCAGGAAGATCCCTTAATTCTAGAGAGATTAGTTCAAGGCACGAAGAGCTTTATCTAAGGATCAGGGAaggttttgaagaaaaagaaggtgCCAGTACTGACCAATCAGTGATTATGGATTACCTTAATCTATATGACAGTGATAAGAGCCTTTTGACAAGAGCTGTAAAAGCTGTGTTTCCAAGCTCAGATTTGAGAAGGATTAGAATTAAAGGTGGCCAAATGTATCCTTTTCAAAAACCGATTTACCACATTACACTTTGATAGATACTTTGACCTTCAGAACTAGAAAAGAGATCTCATTTCATAATACACATTGCATGAAAGAATGTTGTAAATAGACTGACACAATTTGGCTAAATGTAGATTCTAGAATACCTGGCCACATATTTGCACATGTCATTGAGTAAGAATAGTGTCTATTTATGTCATTACTCGGGCTACAAAAAGCGAGCTAGAAGTACGAGAAACTGGGAACGAGCATGCATGTAAATGAAGCGGACCAAAGTGGCTGgggattctgcagttgctctgTTACACCAGTCCTGTTCTTAAAAACATAAGCATAAGTGCATTACAAATGTTACTATTTGTGTGACGTTCCTTACTTTGTAAAAGGTATAAATATGTCAATGTTGCAGTGAAGACAAGGTTTGATTCTTTGGGATATACCATTACCCTAAACAATGATCCAGGTTAGCATTACATGTATGTGTCTGCTTCCTCAGGAAAAATGTGATAAATAGGAAAGATAATGTCAAAATATGGATTTAATTTTGGGTTATCACAAGTCCTTTGTTTTGATTCTCTGGTTCAGTTGCCTCTAAAATCAGGTGCAAGACCACTATAAATAAGATATTTTGTGAGACATCAGACATTCAATTAATACTCTTTTGTAATTAACCTTCTACTGTGTTCTTTGTAAATCAaaaatttattctaaaaaaaattttaatatctggccacaatttaaaaaaactgtTTCAACTTGGTCACTTTATTCATACTGGTTTCTGTTCATTTTTTGCAGATGAGATAATTGCCATGAAAAGGCAAATTCAGGTGAGCGAAGAAACAATGAGACAAATTTGGGTCCAGGTCATGGAAGGCCTACAGGAGTGTGAATTATTGACATTGGTTGCCCAGTATGCCCAGGAGGCTCGTGAAAGAGACCGATATATTGCTGGACTGATTAATTTGTATGAGACAGAATTAAAGAAGCTCAGTTTGAGCACAGACAACCTTCTgaatgacaaacaaaaacaggTCCTGCAGGAAGAGATCCATCACCTAACATTACACAGTTTTGAGAATTTTAGACATGGAGACATTGCATCTCGACATGATCTCATTACAGGAGACCTCATCAATGACTTTGTGTCTAATATTCAGGACCATTGCCCATTGATAAACAGCATCTTGGAAAGTTTAGTGGAAAGTGGAAAACCAGAAagaaatgttttcaaaacaaatgagtttaaatttaaatgtgcttcacaTGCCCTGGCTGCCTTGTTGAATATCAGATCATCAAGAACTTCTTCTGATTTTACACTCCTGTTTGGATTGTTGTGCATAAGCTATGGTGGAGGCAAGCAATTCATCAACATGTTGAATTCTATTGGTCTCTCTTTAAGTTGGGGAACAATGTAGGtgtaaaacatttttaaatgtttaaaataaaaaaaattaaattttcaaagaataattgctgaggcaaataattatgATCAGGAGCCCATCACTAGGAACCTGGAACCCGCATttctgtcacggcatttttacagaccaATCTATTTTTAGCTTGAATTTATCTAAAATTCAGATCCCCACAGGAACCTCAGTGACCAATTGCAATCACAAGCACGGAGTAATATTGGTATGTCGACAAGATGTCAGCATGATCACGTGAGGCTGCATTGTTTTATCATCACCGAAGCATGCTCATGTAAACTGGAACTGGGCTATTTCATGGGAaaaatgtctaaaaatagaCAAGTCTGTAAAAATTTTGCAGTTTACAGTCAAGAGCATCGAACCGTGGCCACCCGACTAtgtttttgacatatttttgaCAGGTTTGATGTGTTTTAAGGCTTCCGGTTGCTGTAACCTACCAATCAGGTGCCTTAAAAAATGAAGTCGGAATATCAAAGCCGCGCTTCTTCGTTCAGTTCAGTTGCAAAAATAATGGCGTTGCAGGTAAAAGTTGAGTACGGTGGGGAAAGATTTGCGACATTTTACTGAGAAATGTTACATACAAAACCCTGCTTCAGACTTTACAGAGAAATTGTTCACCTCTTGGTCACCTCGGTCAAGAATCTATCAGACTTCACTATAAAGACGAAGACGGAGATTTTGTAAACATCAGTCCGGACGattcttttgctttttctgAAATGTTACGAACGGCGAAGCAAGTAGGTGATCGAGACTACAAAAAAATCTACTAATCTAAGATCAACTTTCTGCGGGCCATGACAGACTTTTGAGGCTCCAAGCAATGTATTAGCTTCATTGTACCGCCTGATAATATTATTCACATACGAGCGGCTAACACAAACTTCTCTAGCGATTCCTCGCTCGCTGTTGCCGTCGTGGTAAAGATCCAATACCCGTTCCCGATGACAAAGCGATAAAGCCGGCCCGTTATCGTAAAAACCGCCGCTTTGGTTCAGGCGAAGCTGGACATTCGCTGCTGAATACAAAAGGAAACATGTAGCTGAAATAAACAGTCACAATTAACGCTTGAGACAATATTAAACTGGAACTTACTAATGTTTTGATCGGCAGCGATTATCTATCTTTGCTTAAAGTTCACGGTCGCCTTACAATCTAAATTGCCTTGCTCTGAAAATCTGATTGGCCTACTTTAACCGGAAGCCATCAaactaatcaaaaacctgtcaaaaagATGTCACAAACTTAGTGTGGTGGCCACGGTTCGACGCTTCTGACTGTAAAAGGTGACATTaactttgttatatttttttctgcaaGCATGAAATTTCTGGATGAAAGACTAGACAACTTTTCAGAGATCATTGAAAACAAGTTTCCAACTAAACAACCAGTCATCCTGTTGATGGACAACATCAACATGTACAGAGGGAAGCACAGGCATGACCGGCTCTACAAATCTCTGGGGCCTAAAATGTGGAACTTTACCGGTCGAGGAGCTCTTCTACCCAATTTGGTCGGAATTGAAGATTTGTTTCAATCAGAAGAGACTTGTACTCAACCACAACGTCCAGTTCAAGAATTAGTGGCTAAAGATGTCTTAATTGGTAAGATCTTGGAATTTATAGAGGCAGTTTATTTTtcagagaaataattattgctttgctGGTATTTTTATAAGTTATACAATTAAAAATTTGTAAATGCCATTCTTCGTCGTTGTTTTAAAGTCAAGGAGATAATAATTATGCAACTCAAGTAGTTTAAGGCCTAGGTCAAAGGTTTTTGCTGTtgagaataatttattaattataaGGTATAAATGGAAGTGGAATCAGATTTAGTGAACATTAAAGCTTTTAAAGTCCTTAACATTCTAAAGTAGTTTTGATACTTCTGACAGGTCGCGTGACATTTAGTAGGACATAGCCATTATTTGGAAAATTGGTTGCGATTTTTAGTAATATCATCAAGCAAAACTGCGTTTTAGATGCAGGTCAATTATTGCCATCCTCTCATGTTTGGAATGACCATCCCTCttttcaccaaaaaaaattttatagGGTGAAAGGTGTATTTTTTTATCAACCAAATTTGACTTTTGATCATTTATATCTTCGAAAGACAAAATTAAGGAAGATCATTCCAAACGTAGCAAGACCCAGGCTTTAAACAGCTCAGAAAATGAAATCCAATAAACCAGACTATTTTGTTGTTTCAGGCTTTGGAAGCCCTCAATTCTATTACTTACACCTACATGTACAATTGTGATAACTGCAAGTTAAGATGATTTTAATTAAACAAATTGCCTATTGATAATGTGAGTACCGGTATACATATTTATATTTTAACCAGAGAACCATCCAGAGCATGTAAAAATCTGGAATGAAGCTCGAGACAGTTACTATTTGCAACTCCTTAAAACTGGATTGAACCAAATACCTGAGCCAGACAAGGACTTTCAGGATATGACTGAGGAGGAATTTGTGGAATGGCTAAACAAACAAGACCTAGATCAGCTAAAGAAGAACAAAGGCAAGTATGTAATTCAAGTTCAGGTAACTGCAAAAGCGCATGGTGTAGACAAAAAGTCAGAGGTTGTC
Coding sequences:
- the LOC136890637 gene encoding uncharacterized protein, whose translation is MLCVLGGKQKSKMAEEIVKRFPELSSYSSVAKKNKNELRKICRILELPSEKLGKNALINIVCNSLKIPTSCSKPDARDSNTDILFTSGDGKVPAFLKITPAYLQHVKGWVKSLQGFPSQLDTRAVGNYLLGDGFTHDQVVKYKTNRAWDHKRGIHSVRFNQLQGLDGVCAVKAFCNPSFSTNTDDVKSVHVVLTENGKPCFGHCTCTVGLRKDCAHVGALLYVLCEIVAEGLTELPSDPACTDIPCPWAEPKGSHCDPKLAEDINIYKAKFGKEPPKKKFKPSPSVAERKYSFNFEENKDFERKIKLKNDLLIANERSTLPPVFHLLTGKLTNEQESVQQSSQELRHEMQDIELAHALEVEVETSTKIELQVHTRASAVNNCGQYSKAHKYSAIDNIISPPKQQLVSLSEIKDRVERIKKQLFITEEEVESVERGTCGQSNCQLWFDHRAPRITASKCKRALVRKGTSPKKALSEILQYNSQVSTGLMKDGIESEPAIIEKYSKETNVKVEKNGLFISKTHPFLAASPDGLIGDDKLVEVKKVHPKDNEGLLEALVRRRICKNNDKGQLILNPTHSYYYQVQQQLFCSGRKVEDFVASDGDSMYIDTVNYDEAFWKKNLPRLQDFFYDCMLLEMAYPRVKYGLDRLGKLGITYTSLRQM